The proteins below come from a single Pseudodesulfovibrio sp. JC047 genomic window:
- a CDS encoding cobalt-precorrin 5A hydrolase — translation MTAKKIAYYALTSKGHTIVSRLAVKLGGTVYASRRLEAEGATPFDSLSDLIAATFNAFDAHVFVAASGIVVRCLAPHLQSKETDPAVVCLDQEGKFAISLLSGHLGGANELATQCARVMDGQPVITTATDSVGVLSIDMLAQSRGLAIGDISKVKYVNMALLEGLLVQLHDPEDWLGLAWNMNFEGVNSVEDWDTSRPGVWVSWQNDCPEGALCLHPRTLHMGIGCRRDVSKEEILDHVHTIFAAKGLALKSVASLGSVEAKRNEVGLLEAAEDFGVEPVFYSTKQLASIDVPSPSDMVLAHMAVPSVAEASALLASHGGELIVTKQKTSTVTLAVARTRND, via the coding sequence ATGACAGCAAAAAAAATAGCGTATTACGCCCTGACCAGTAAGGGGCATACCATTGTCAGCCGTTTGGCTGTGAAGTTGGGCGGGACTGTGTATGCGTCCCGACGTCTTGAGGCCGAAGGGGCCACTCCGTTCGATTCGCTTTCCGATTTGATCGCCGCGACCTTCAATGCGTTTGATGCGCACGTTTTTGTTGCCGCATCCGGGATTGTTGTTCGTTGTCTTGCTCCGCACTTGCAAAGCAAGGAAACCGACCCCGCAGTGGTGTGTCTGGATCAGGAAGGCAAGTTTGCCATCAGCCTGTTGTCCGGCCATCTGGGGGGTGCCAATGAATTGGCCACGCAGTGCGCGCGGGTCATGGATGGACAACCCGTGATTACCACGGCCACGGATTCCGTGGGTGTTTTGTCCATCGACATGCTGGCGCAGTCTCGGGGATTGGCCATCGGCGATATCAGCAAGGTGAAGTATGTCAATATGGCCTTGTTGGAAGGGTTGCTGGTGCAGTTGCATGATCCCGAAGATTGGCTCGGTCTTGCCTGGAATATGAACTTTGAAGGCGTGAATTCGGTTGAGGATTGGGATACGTCCCGGCCTGGTGTCTGGGTTTCCTGGCAGAATGATTGCCCGGAAGGGGCGTTGTGCCTGCATCCTCGGACATTGCATATGGGTATCGGCTGCCGTCGTGACGTGTCCAAGGAAGAAATTCTTGACCATGTTCATACGATTTTCGCGGCAAAAGGACTTGCTTTGAAGAGCGTTGCCTCTCTCGGGTCTGTGGAAGCAAAACGGAATGAAGTCGGATTGCTTGAAGCCGCTGAAGATTTTGGCGTTGAGCCGGTTTTTTATTCGACCAAACAGCTTGCCTCTATTGATGTTCCCTCCCCGTCCGACATGGTGCTTGCTCATATGGCTGTACCTTCGGTGGCCGAAGCTTCAGCTTTGCTCGCGTCCCATGGTGGAGAGTTGATCGTGACCAAACAGAAAACCAGTACAGTGACCTTGGCTGTTGCGAGGACGCGGAATGATTAA
- the cobJ gene encoding precorrin-3B C(17)-methyltransferase has translation MIKAVSLGPGDESLLVPAARAALQDADVIAGYKGYIELTPPELLEGKEIVSTGMMGEVERVKAAVDCARSGKKTVMVCSGDAGIYAMAGLILEILEAENLLETIPFEVIPGVAAFNAASALLGAPLMHDFASISLSDLLTPWERIEKRLSAAAEADFVIAIYNPRSRKRHDQLRKALDIIGKFRSPETPVGVVGKAYRPGQSVTAVPLNQVDVETVDMQTVLIVGNSATRITGGRMLTPRGYHRKYDI, from the coding sequence ATGATTAAAGCAGTGAGTTTGGGACCCGGTGACGAGAGCCTCTTGGTCCCTGCCGCCCGAGCGGCTTTGCAGGATGCGGATGTTATCGCCGGGTACAAGGGATATATTGAGTTGACGCCTCCTGAATTGTTGGAAGGCAAGGAAATCGTGTCCACGGGTATGATGGGTGAAGTGGAACGCGTGAAGGCTGCGGTGGACTGTGCCCGTTCTGGCAAGAAAACCGTGATGGTGTGCAGCGGCGACGCTGGCATTTACGCCATGGCCGGATTGATTCTGGAAATTCTCGAAGCGGAAAATCTGCTTGAGACCATTCCGTTCGAGGTTATTCCCGGAGTGGCCGCATTCAATGCGGCGTCTGCCCTGCTCGGAGCACCGCTCATGCACGATTTTGCTTCGATCAGTCTGAGCGATCTGCTCACACCGTGGGAACGTATCGAAAAACGACTCTCGGCTGCGGCAGAAGCGGATTTCGTCATCGCCATCTATAATCCGCGTTCCCGAAAACGGCATGACCAGTTGCGCAAAGCGCTTGATATTATCGGGAAATTCCGTTCACCAGAAACCCCGGTCGGTGTTGTTGGCAAGGCATATCGTCCTGGCCAATCCGTCACGGCGGTGCCTTTGAATCAGGTCGATGTGGAGACAGTGGACATGCAGACCGTGCTCATTGTCGGGAATTCCGCAACCCGGATTACGGGTGGCCGTATGTTGACACCACGGGGTTATCACCGAAAATATGATATCTGA